In the Purpureocillium takamizusanense chromosome 5, complete sequence genome, one interval contains:
- a CDS encoding uncharacterized protein (EggNog:ENOG503P4M8), whose protein sequence is MPVPANRSYSCTACGKHYARKNHLSRHKATHDRVSRYECHGCEKTFSRSDVLRKHWTKCPRKHDNSQLPQPVRGRKPKSCEQCARSKVTCDKAEPCGRCCVRRLTCSYARVRRDASTAKTASNKSSQLGDEESDGGTTRSGATFLLSLTNPKAATMLESFADDDPAALPDMATTSSAEEAFLRSLDSFMMDLGYPETDEIDVPFPSGDLISDLPSPVFRPEALAILQNKTEPLIHDLHQLHQSLAAYDPCYHTLFDRPTAKQVLAPESIIRFAATYFHLSHHHVPIVHRPSFGSPHTATTLLLAVTLAGALRSPPRDDALSVWAMARLFEEYIFLRLADIMSTYPGTSLSLVHAGELLETLQAAILLNNVQFMDNNIATRRRIRTQRLPALVASVRRLGLFAMRQSTAAADWAQHVQEQSCIRIAHWTAMADWHQSIMFHMPPLVTISELTGDMPGAGAAWDAESFLTSEGKDCQPEETSAQNSLRSVSDYIRVLMQDSIEVSHVAALRRVSMSNMYLIITGLSCAIVSGHVMSTIAESAPALERALRRWQDVWKFLAQSRQGACGDLAGCGIERYSDGQCWAARRMLESLVPGDEPHAFFQRVGHDTLAEFHGFLAQQQKKSCSST, encoded by the exons ATGCCGGTGCCTGCGAATCGTTCCTACAGCTGCACCGCTTGCGGCAAGCATTACGCGCGGAAAAACCACCTCTCCCGCCACAAAGCAACTC ACGATCGCGTCTCACGCTATGAATGCCATGGCTGTGAGAAGACATTCTCTCGCAG CGACGTCCTGCGCAAGCACTGGACCAAGTGCCCCAGGAAACACGACAATTCGCAGCTGCCTCAGCCAGTACGCGGACGGAAACCAAAATCCTGCGAGCAATGCGCCCGCAGCAAGGTGACCTGCGACAAGGCGGAACCATGCGGACGGTGTTGTGTTCGCCGTCTCACGTGCAGTTATGCCCGGGTGCGAAGAGACGCATCCACGGCCAAGACCGCTTCCAACAAGTCGTCTCAGCTTGGCGATGAGGAGTCCGACGGCGGTACGACAAGATCCGGTGCCACGTTCCTTCTCAGTTTGACGAACCCGAAAGCCGCAACCATGCTGGAGTCCTTTGCGGACGATGACCCGGCTGCGTTGCCCGACATGGCGACTACCAGCTCTGCCGAGGAGGCGTTCCTGCGCAGTCTTGACAGTTTTATGATGGATCTGGGTTACCCTGAGACGGACGAGATCGACGTGCCGTTCCCGTCTGGAGACTTGATCTCTGATCTGCCGTCGCCCGTATTCCGACCAGAGGCACTGGCAATACTGCAAAACAAGACCGAGCCCCTCATCCATGATTTACACCAGTTGCATCAGTCTCTCGCCGCCTACGATCCGTGTTACCACACTTTGTTCGACAGACCTACCGCGAAGCAAGTGCTCGCTCCCGAAAGCATCATCCGCTTCGCAGCGACCTACTTCCACCTCAGTCACCATCACGTCCCTATCGTCCACCGCCCCTCGTTCGGCTCGCCACACACCGCaacgacgctgctgctcgccgtgaCGCTTGCTGGGGCCCTGCGATCGCCACCCCGAGATGACGCCCTTTCCGTGTGGGCCATGGCGCGACTGTTTGAAGAGTATATTTTTCTTCGGCTTGCGGATATCATGTCCACTTACCCTGGGACTTCATTGTCACTAGTGCACGCGGGCGAGCTCTTGGAGACGCTGCAGGCAGCGATCCTGCTCAACAATGTACAGTTCATGGACAATAATATAGCGACCCGGCGGAGGATCCGAACGCAGAGGCTGCCGGCCTTGGTTGCCTCCGTCCGACGGCTCGGCTTGTTCGCGATGAGGCAgtccactgccgccgcggacTGGGCACAACATGTCCAAGAACAAAGCTGTATCCG AATCGCCCATTGgacagccatggccgactgGCACCAAAGCATCATGTTTCACATGCCACCGCTGGTGACCATATCCGAACTGACTGGGGATATGCCTGGCGCGGGAGCCGCGTGGGATGCTGAATCTTTCTTGACGTCCGAGGGGAAAGACTGCCAACCAGAAGAAACAAGCGCGCAGAACAGCCTGCGCTCCGTCAGCGACTATATCCGCGTCCTAATGCAAGACAGCATCGAGGTTtcgcacgtcgccgccctgcgccgtgTGTCCATGTCGAACATGTATCTGATCATAACTG GGCTCTCTTGCGCCATCGTGTCCGGACACGTCATGTCGACCATAGCCGAGAGCGCGCCGGCCTTGGAGAGGGCGCTGCGTCGATGGCAAGATGTATGGAAGTTCCTGGCCCAGAGCAGGCAGGGGGCATGTGGCGACCTGGCCGGCTGTGGTATCGAGCGCTACAGCGACGGGCagtgctgggcggcgcggaggatGCTCGAGTCGTTGGTTCCGGGGGACGAACCACATGCCTTCTTCCAACGAGTCGGACATGACACTCTCGCGGAGTTTCACGGCTTCTTGGCCCAGCAGCAAAAGAAGTCTTGTAGTAGTACATAG
- a CDS encoding uncharacterized protein (EggNog:ENOG503PC51~COG:C), with translation MRNRAALLVQSRTRPQLHRQPMLPFVRLSHTHQADADVSDTSPGTISGRTALSVPNTVEYALTTLDSLINWGRQSSLWPLTFALACCGVEMIQLSMPRYDQDRLGIIFRASPRQADVMIVAGTVTNKMAPALRQLYDQIPDPKWVISMGSCANGGGYYHYSYSVVRGVDRILPVDVYVPGCPPTAEALMYGVFQLQAKMRRTKVTRMWYRR, from the exons A TGAGAAATAGAGCTGCGCTTCTTGTGCAGAGCCGCACCCGGCCGCAACTTCACCGGCAACCCATGCTGCCCTTTGTTCGCTTGAGCCACACCCACcaagccgacgccgatgtCTCCGATACCAGTCCCGGAACGATTTCAGGCCGGACAGCTCTGTCTGTGCCAAACACGGTCGAATACGCCCT AACCACCTTGGATTCCCTCATCAACTGGGGTCGACAGTCTTCGCTGTGGCCTCTGACGTTCGCGCtcgcctgctgcggcgtAGAGATGATTCAACTTTCCATGCCGCGGTACGACCAAGATAGGCTGGGCATCATCTTCCGGGCCTCTCCTCGGCAGGCCGACGTCATGATCGTCGCGGGCACCGTCACCAACaagatggcgccggcgctgcgccaGTTGTACGACCAGATCCCGGACCCGAAATGGGTCATCAGCATGGGCAGCTgtgccaacggcggcggctactaCCACTATAGCTATTCCGTCGTCCGGGGAGTCGACCGCATTCTTCCGGTGGATGTCTACGTCCCAGGATGCCCTCCGACGGCAGAGGCGCTCATGTACGGCGTCTTTCAGCTTCAGGCGAAGATGCGGCGAACAAAAGTCACTCGAATGTGGTATCGGAGGTGA
- a CDS encoding uncharacterized protein (EggNog:ENOG503P115), which translates to MSATPSVAADGDASENASADDSSGVVTVAKDGDLVLEVTFETSPATLKKNRQAAAAGVSTAPNGRLSSSAAATARLGPRPAAAASTTTMKTTLKVAYRVSSRALSRHSRYFENLLSNHQFREARLVADAHAKLSLAGIKPAEAAVRDLPVVAVADDDQATEATGRELAFEVMLSIIHGRPARNSNNAKSLMSYALTLAIIADRFDCVAPVARALNHELKFKWPVTSNRPLVDDATGHPTQIEQVLRQKVLVAWLLGQAMRLLQSSRELIMRGSRLWSAFHEADPRLSAAWWNLPEGLEDELQYRRECILNTVSSVQRHFLDLYSSRDRQCKLGYDTSAACDIFQLGQLHRFLKSKELLFLVDYSQSSLDAVPDTPHLDLEELIATLRQCPNYQVDKHHVNCGPQLRIKAILDYIRTMLSANVVSISHADWKRRRAQVSWKSRTTKISSTDDDSGTTFAFTRAVAHDKRLRYEGAMHADHMALSLFTADAWDWTPEA; encoded by the exons ATGTCCGCAACGCCGTCCGTGGCCGCAGACGGAGACGCATCCGAAAATGCCAGCGCGGATGACTCCTCCGGCGTCGTCACGGTCGCCAAGGACGGGGATCTCGTCCTGGAGGTGACGTTTGAGACGTCTCCGGCGACCCTGAAGAAGAACCgacaggcagcagcagcaggagtTTCGACCGCCCCCAACGGcaggctctcgtcgtcggccgcggccaccgcgCGACTCgggcccaggccggcggcggcggcgtcgacgacgacgatgaagacgacgctCAAGGTGGCGTACAGGGTGAGCTCCCGGGCGCTGAGCCGGCACTCGCGCTACTTTGAGAACCTCTTGTCGAACCACCAGTTCCGCGAggcgcggctcgtcgccgacgcgcacgcCAAGCTCTCCCTCGCGGGCATCAAGCCCGCCGAGGCAGCCGTCCGCgacctgcccgtcgtcgccgtggcggatGACGACCAGGCcaccgaggcgacgggccgggAGCTCGCGTTCGAGGTCATGTTGAGCATCATCcacgggcggccggcgcgcaacagcaacaacgcCAAGTCGCTCATGTCGTACGCCCTGACGctggccatcatcgccgaccGCTTCGACTGCGTCGCCCCCGTGGCCCGCGCGCTCAACCACGAGCTCAAGTTCAAGTGGCCCGTCACGAGCAACAGGCCgttggtcgacgacgcgacggGCCACCCGACCCAGATCGAGCAGGTGTTGCGGCAAAAGGTCCTGGTCGCGTGGCTGCTGGGACAGGCGATGCGGCTGCTGCAGTCGTCGCGGGAGCTCATCATGAGGGGGTCGAGGCTCTGGAGCGCATTCCATGAGGCGGACCCGCGCTTGAGCGCCGCCTGGTGGAACTTGCCCGAGGGCCTGGAAG ATGAGCTGCAGTACAGGCGCGAGTGCATCCTCAACACCGTCTCGTCGGTTCAGCGCCACTTCCTCGACCTGTACTCGTCGCGGGACAGGCAGTGCAAGCTCGGCTACgacaccagcgccgcctgcgacaTCTTCCAGCTGGGGCAGCTCCACCGCTTCCTCAAGTCCAAGgagctcctcttcctcgtcgactaCTCCCAGTcgtcgctcgacgccgtccccgACACGCcgcacctcgacctcgaggagctcatcgccaCGCTGAGGCAGTGCCCCAACTACCAGGTCGACAAGCACCACGTCAACTGCGGGCCGCAGCTgcgcatcaaggccatcctCGACTACATACGAACCATGCTCTCCGCCAATGTCGTCTCCATCTCCCACGCGGACtggaagaggcggcgcgcgcaggtcTCTTGGAAAAGCCGCACGACGAAAATAAGCTCGACGGATGACGACAGTGGCACCACGTTTGCGTTCACTCGAGCTGTTGCTCATGACAAACGTCTGCGTTATGAAGGGGCGATGCATGCGGACCACATGGCGTTGAGCCTCTTCACGGCGGACGCGTGGGACTGGACACCAGAGGCCTGA
- the FTR1 gene encoding high-affinity iron permease (EggNog:ENOG503NWZY~COG:P~TransMembrane:7 (o6-32i53-76o88-110i147-171o177-198i210-231o296-315i)) — MAKDVFSVPVFLIVFRETLETVIIVSVLLAFLKQTLDGPNRDVKIYKKLRRQIWLGVGAGFLICMIIAAALIGVFYTVGSNSWEANEHYYEGAFCLVASLIITVMGVALLRIGKMQEKWRVKLARSLEAPLRGGNRRRWLARFFEKYAMFALPFITVLREGIEAVVFVAGVSFSAPAYAVPLPVVVGLFVGGFIGWLLYKGGSTAKLQIFLVASTCLLYLVSAGLFSRSVWHFEAQKWNEAVGGDATETGNGAGSYDIDKSVWHVNCCQPDGATDGGWGIFNAILGWTNSATYGSVISYNLYWLFVICMFVALRFRELKGHWPLMKAKAASSSADTESRSGSDAAGVAESKGALREKTTTASV; from the exons atggccaaggaCGTCTTTTCCGTCcccgtcttcctcatcgtctTTCGCGAGACGCTTGAGACGGTCATCATCGTCTCCGTCCTGCTGGCCTTCCTTAAGCAGACGCTCGACGGACCCAATCGCGATGTCAAGATCTACAAGAAGCTGCGGCGACAG ATCtggctcggcgtcggtgccggcTTCCTCATCTGCATgatcatcgccgccgccctcatcggcgTCTTCTACACCGTCGGCAGCAACTCGTGGGAGGCCAACGAGCACTACTACGAGGGCGCCttctgcctcgtcgcctcgctcatcatcaccgtcatgggcgtcgccctcCTGCGCATCGGCAAGATGCAGGAGAAGTGGCGCGTCAAGCTCGCCCGCTCCCTCGAGGCGCCCCTCAGGGGTggcaaccgccgccgctggctcgCGCGCTTCTTCGAAAAGTACGCCATGTTCGCCCTGCCCTTCATCACCGTCCTgcgcgagggcatcgaggctgtcgtcttcgtcgccggcgtctccttctccgccCCCGCCTACGCCGTGcccctgcccgtcgtcgtcggcctgttcgtcggcggcttcatcGGCTGGCTCCTCTACAAGGGCGGCTCCACGGCCAAGCTGCAgatcttcctcgtcgcctccacATGCTTGCTCTACCTCGTCTCCGCGGGTCTCTTCTCCCGCTCCGTCTGGCACTTTGAGGCCCAGAAGTGGaacgaggccgtcggcggcgacgccacgGAGACGGGCAACGGCGCTGGCTCTTACGACATTGACAAGAGCGTGTGGCACGTCAAC TGCTGCCAGCCAGACGGTGCCACCGACGGTGGTTGGGGCATCTTCAACGCCATTCTCGGCTGGACAAACTCGGCCACGTACGGGTCCGTCATCTCGTACAACCTGTACTGGCTCTTTGTCATCTGCATGTTCGTCGCGCTGCGCTTCCGTGAGCTCAAGGGCCACTGGCCCCTGAtgaaggccaaggccgctTCCTCTTCTGCGGACACAGAGAGCCGCAGCGGAAGCGacgccgctggcgtcgccgagTCCAAGGGCGCCCTGCgggagaagacgacgacggcaagcgTCTGA
- a CDS encoding uncharacterized protein (TransMembrane:1 (i387-409o)~CAZy:AA1~EggNog:ENOG503NVG2~COG:Q) gives MADLIPIFMSKNNPTGAEPVPNSALMNETQNLKFAVEPGKTYLFRVINIGAFAGQYLWFEGHKMTIVEVDGVYTQKAEADSVYISAAQRVSFLLTTKNDTGANFPIVASMDTTLFDQLPPELNYNSTGWLVYDDAKPKPDAALVDEFDPFDDMTLVPYDEMPLLPEPDQVVQLDVIMDNLGDGANYAFFNNISYKPPKVPSLYSVLSAGDMATNAAIYGEFTHPFVLKKGEIVQIVVNNLDTGRHPFHLHGHAFQAIHRSEEDAGTYDDQGGDQNQTFAKAPMRRDTLVIYPTGNIVLRFKADNPGVWLFHCHIEWHVVSGLMATFVEAPTELQKQITIPQDHLDVCKAAGQPTAGNAAGNTVDLLDLRGQNAPPDPLPAGFTTRGIVALVFSCVAGILGVCVVAWYGFAQPADEVPPEVARLMDDSPSDPNGPTTTAATDGVHARAAGEDDALVTVASGSAQHHRATATS, from the exons ATGGCAGACCTCATCCCCATCTTCATGAGCAAGAACAACCCCACGGGCGCGGAGCCCGTCCCCAACTCCGCCCTCATGAACGAGACGCAGAACCTCAAGTTTGCCGTCGAGCCGGGCAAGACGTACCTCTTCCGCGTCATCAACATCGGCGCCTTTGCTGGCCAGTACCTGTGGTTCGAGGGCCACAAGATGACCattgtcgaggtcgacggcgtgtACACGCaaaaggccgaggccgacagCGTGTACATCtcggccgcccagcgcgtcaGCTTCCTCCTCACCACCAAGAACGACACGGGCGCCAACTTTCCCATTGTTGCCAGCATGGACACG ACGCTATTCGACCAGCTCCCTCCCGAGCTCAACTACAACAGCACCGGCTGGCTCGTctacgacgacgccaagcccaagcccgacgcggcgctcgtcgacgagttcGACCCCTTTGACGACATGACGCTGGTGCCGTACGACGAGATGCCGCTCCTCCCGGAGCCGGACCAGGTggtgcagctcgacgtcaTCATGGACaacctcggcgacggcgccaactACGCCTTCTTCAACAACATCAGCTACAAGCCGCCCAAGGTGCCGTCGCTCTACAGCGTGCTCTCCgccggcgacatggccaccaacgccgccatctACGGCGAGTTCACCCACCCCTTTGTTCTCAAGAAGGGCGAGATCGTACAGATTGTCGTCAACAACCTGGACACGGGCCGCCACCCCTTCCACCTCCACGGCCACGCCTTCCAGGCCATCCACCGctccgaggaggacgccggcACCTACGAcgaccagggcggcgaccagaACCAGACGTTTGCCAAGGCCCCCATGCGCCGCGACACCCTTGTCATCTACCCGACGGGCAACATTGTACTGCGCTTCAAGGCGGACAATCCCG GCGTCTGGCTGTTCCACTGCCACATCGAGTGGCACGTCGTCTCAGGCCTCATGGCGACCTTTGTCGAGGCCCCCACCGAGCTGCAGAAGCAAATCACGATCCCCCAGGACCATCTGGACGTCtgcaaggccgccggccagcccaCCGCCGGCAACGCCGCCGGAAACACCGTCGACCTCCTTGATCTCCGCGGCCAGAACGCGCCCCCCGATCCATTGCCTGCTGG CTTCACCACCCgtggcatcgtcgccctcgtcttcagctgcgtcgccggcatcctcggcgtctgcgtcgtcgcctggtACGGCttcgcccagcccgccgacgaggtgccccccgaggtcgcccgcctcatGGACGACTCGCCGTCGGACCCTAACGgccccaccaccaccgccgccaccgatgGCGTTCACgctcgcgcggcgggcgaagacgatgccctcgtcaccgtggCGTCCGGCAGcgcccagcaccaccgcgcgacggcgacgtcttgA
- the pis1 gene encoding CDP-diacylglycerol--inositol 3-phosphatidyltransferase (BUSCO:EOG09264CP8~TransMembrane:4 (i56-80o86-106i127-149o191-209i)~COG:I~EggNog:ENOG503NV6B) has translation MPARQTRSSKAAAKARETPSSSSDEGTRQSPPMNGSAAVAHNASDKSDAEPKENIFLFWPNVIGYWRIVLAIASLYYMPLHPRTCSLLYSISCLLDALDGYAARIFEQSTRFGAVLDMVTDRCTTSCLLVFLSSAFPRWAIIFQSLIALDFSSHYMHMYATLVVGGADSSHKNIDKSQSRLLNLYYSNKNVLFVFCALNELFFIALYLLSFSSPLLSPHLIKSVEESSGGLIQPGVPVNASLLRQLFPDPFSAAALEIARANKMDSNIPWALAGLSFPVMAMKQFINVVQLVKASRSLAEVDIKSRKAKGLPRKVKAG, from the exons ATGCCAGCCCGGCAGACTCGAAGCAGCAAggcggccgccaaggcccGCGAAAcgccttcatcatcgtcagACGAGGGGACGCGCCAGTCGCCGCCCATGAatggcagcgccgccgtcgcccacaaCGCGTCGGATAAGTCGGACGCCGAGCCCAAGGAGAACATCTTCCTCTTCTGGCCCAATGTCATCG GCTACTGGCGaatcgtcctcgccatcgcctcccTCTACTACATGCCGCTGCACCCGCGGACGTGCTCTCTGCTGTACAGCATCTCGTGCCTGCtggacgcgctcgacggctATGCGGCCCGCATCTTCGAACAGTCGACCCgcttcggcgccgtgctcgacatGGTCACCGACCGCTGCACCACCTCttgcctcctcgtcttcctgTCCTCGGCCTTCCCGCGGTGGGCCATCATTTTTCAGagcctcatcgccctcgacTTCTCCAGCCACTACATGCACATGTACGCCACCCTCgttgtgggcggcgccgactcgagCCACAAGAACATCGACAAGAGCCAGAGTCGACTGCTGAACCTGTACTACTCGAACAAG AACGTCTTATTCGTCTTCTGCGCCCTCAATGAgctcttcttcatcgcccTCTACCTACTGTCCTTCTCGTCGCCCCTCCTGTCGCCACACCTCATTAAGAGCGTCGAGGAATCGAGCGGCGGCCTCATTCAGCCCGGTGTGCCGGTCAACGCGTCGCTCTTGAGGCAGCTGTTCCCCGATCCTTTCAGCGCGGCCGCTCTCGAGATTGCCCGGGCCAACAAGATGGACTCGAACATCCCTTGGGCTCTCGCCGGACTCAGCTTccccgtcatggccatgaaGCAGTTTATCAACGTCGTGCAGCTCGTCAAGGCGAGCAGGTCACTCGCGGAAGTGGACATCAAGTCGCGTAAGGCGAAGGGCCTCCCCAGGAAGGTCAAGGCTGGGTAA
- the URA3 gene encoding orotidine 5'-phosphate decarboxylase (COG:F~EggNog:ENOG503NW2K~BUSCO:EOG09263Q7N), which translates to MAPHPTLKATCASRAETASHPLTSYLFRLMELKASNLCLSADVTTARELLYFADKIGPSIVVFKTHHDMVSGWDFHPQTGTGAKLASLARKHGFLIFEDRKFGDIGNTVEMQYIGGSARIIEWAHIVNVNMVPGKASVASLANAATRWFERYPYEVRTSVTVGTPTAEQFEDADTGSSQEGEADRNEGKQRADDGRKGSIVSVTTVTQQYEPANSPRLTKSMAGGDEVLFAGIDEAPMTRGLLILAQMSSQGNFMNKEYTQACVEAAREHKDFVMGFVSQESLNSEPEDQFIHMTPGCQLPPEDEDQNGTVQGDGKGQQYNTPQKIIGVCGADIAIVGRGILRAGDPEEEAERYRSAAWKAYTERVR; encoded by the coding sequence ATGGCTCCGCACCCGACGCTCAAGGCCACTtgcgcctcgagggccgAGACGGCCTCTCATCCTCTCACCTCGTACCTCTTCCGGTTGATGGAGCTCAAGGCCTCCAATCTTTGTCTGAGTGCCGACGTCACAACGGCACGCGAGCTGCTCTACTTTGCCGACAAGATTGGGCCGTCGATTGTGGTGTTCAAGACGCACCACGACATGGTATCGGGCTGGGACTTTCACCCCCAGACAGGCACGGGTGCCAagctcgcctccctcgcccgcaaACATGGCTTCCTCATCTTCGAAGACCGCAAGTTTGGCGACATTGGCAACACGGTCGAGATGCAGTACATTGGGGGCTCGGCCCGCATCATCGAGTGGGCCCACATCGTCAACGTCAACATGGTCCCCGGAAAGGCGTCggtcgcctcgctcgccaacgccgccacccgGTGGTTCGAGCGGTACCCGTACGAGGTTAGGACTTCTGTCACCGTCGGTACGCCTACTGCCGAACAGTTCGAGGACGCCGATACGGGCTCAAGTCAAGAGGGAGAGGCAGACAGGAACGAGGGCAAGCAacgggccgacgacgggcgcaaGGGCAGCATCGTCTCCGTCACCACGGTCACGCAGCAATACGAACCCGCCAACTCGCCGCGCCTGACCAAGAGCAtggctggcggtgacgaggttCTCTTCGCCGGAATCGACGAGGCGCCCATGACCAGGGGGCTGCTGATCCTGGCGCAGATGTCGAGCCAGGGCAACTTCATGAACAAGGAGTACACGCAAGCCTGCGTTGAGGCCGCGAGAGAGCACAAGGACTTTGTCATGGGCTTCGTGTCGCAGGAGAGTCTCAACTCGGAACCCGAGGACCAGTTCATCCACATGACGCCCGGCTGCCAACtgccgcccgaggacgaggaccagAACGGGACGGTgcagggcgacggcaagggaCAGCAGTACAACACGCCACAGAAGATCATCGGCGTGTGCGGCGCGGATATTGCCATTGTCGGACGAGGCATCCTGCGGGCTGGCGaccccgaggaggaggccgagcggTATCGGTCAGCAGCCTGGAAGGCGTACACTGAGCGTGTGCGGTGA